DNA sequence from the Candidatus Fermentibacter sp. genome:
TGACAGGGCCGCGAGCGCCCGGAACATCCAGGCCTGCGCCCAGCGTGTGTGGATCGTGCGCGAGGCGTCGAGGCGGTTCCGCCTCAGGAGGAAGCCCTTCCGGCGCCCGTCCCAGAGAAGCTCGACCGCCCTGTCCGCGATGGCTGCAGGGTCGACCTCGACGTCGAATCCTGCTCTGCCCGCCGCGAGCCAGGTGAGGATGCCCTGCGCGTATGTGTGAGGATCGACGGGATACCTGCGCCCGGGATGGTAGAGGGCGGTGCCGTCCGGCCCGAAGAGCTCCGAGGCATAGAAACGAAGACCTCTCTCTATCGCCCCGTCCCATCTCTCCGAGCCCAGGGATCCCCCGAGGAAGATCAGCGTCTCGAGCACGAAGCCAGTGTGCAGGCCGTCCACCCAGTGCCAGTGGGGGGCCTCGCCGTAGGCCCAGGAACCGTCGGGCGACTGGCGGGAGGCGACATAGTCGGCAGCCCGGGATGCCCTTTCGTCGAGTCCGCCGGGGAGGCCCGCCGCATGACCCCGTGAGAGCAGCTTCGCGGCGAAGAGCGAGGCGTTGTAGACCCTCGACCCGTCCCTCGGCGAATAGCTGAAGCAGATCCCTTCGTCGCACTCTTGGCGCTCCAGGGAGTTCTGAACGAAGCGCACGGCACAGCCGAGGGCGGCCCCGTACGACTCCGAGCGTGCGTCCGAGAGTGCGTCGATGACGAAGCTGGTGCAGACCACGGTCGGGAAGCCCGACGGCTGGAAGAAAGCCCGCCCCTGCCAGGGGAAGTCGTAGCCCCATCCCGCCTCGATCCCGTCGGTGAAGGCTTCGGGCCGGCCCTCGGAGCCCGGCCGGGCGACCGGCGAACCGTCGGGCCGCGAAGCCGAGGCCAGCAGCAGGGACTCGAGCAGGGCCGCGCTCGCGGGATCATCACCGGGCATGTCGGACAGGCCCGAGAGGAAGAGGGAGAGGGCCTTTGGATTCCTCCCAGGAGATATGCCGAGAAGGCGCCTGGGATCGAACGGACAGCGCTTGACCGCCTGCGTCAGCGCGAGGCGGAAGAGCCGCGACCTCCTCACGAGTGGGGCGAGGAGCCGGCTCGACAGGGCGTCGTAGGGGTCGGGCCCGCTGAATCCGGACGCCCTCTCCCGGGCGAGGATGTCGAGCGCGGTCCGCCGGGCGTCAGATCCTGTCATGCATCCCGGGCGGCTGCCAGGAAGGCGCCCGCGTCTATCCCGGCGGTTCCTCCGCCTGCGGCGAGGCACTCCTCCGCCCTGATGCAGGCCAGGGTGGTCGCGGCCACGGACCGGAAGTCGATTGGCCTGACCCCGGAAGCGATAGATCCGAGGAAGGCGCCGACCTCCTCCTCGTGGCCCTTGCCGCGGCATTTCACCGATCTCTTGCCAGACGGGCCGTACAGGTCCACCCTGCCGAAGTTGTCGATGACGGCAGTCCTGCCGCCCGCCGAGACCTCGATCCTCTCCTTGGGCAGCCTCTTCGAGGCATCGGCCACATACGAGATCGTGCCCGCCGAGCCGGTCGAGAAGTCGAGGAGCAGGACCGAGTTGTCGCGCGAGGGCACCGCCGCGTCGTCGCGCCTGAGCGAGGTGGCGGCCACCCTGACCGGCTCGCCTCCGCAGAGGAACTGGAGGAGGTCGACGAAGTGGCAGACCTCGCCGAGTATCCGGCCCCCGCCCTGCGCCGGGTCCTGGGTCCAGTGGTCGGGCGGGATCCTGCCCGCGGCCACCGTGTAGTTCATCACCATGGGCTGCCCGGTCTCGCGGAGGAAGTCGCGCGCGATGGCGGCCGCTCGGGAGAAGCGCCTGTTGAAGCCGACCATGAGTATCGGCGGCTCATCGGTCCTCATGTATTCGTCCCGGATCGCCGCGAGCTCCTCGATCGTGAGGCAGAGCGGCTTCTCGACGAAGACGTGCCTGCCTGCCGAGAGCGCCGCGAGAGTCCCGGGCCCGTGCCTGTCGTGCCTCGTGGCTATGAAGACCGCGTCGGTGGCGGGGTCCGAGAATACCTCCCCGGGGGTCCCCACCGCCCTGGCGAAGCCGAACCGCCTGCCTGCATCCGCCGCAGTGAGGCCGGACCTCGTGCAGATGGCCTCCGGGCGGGCGTTCCTGTTCTTCGTGATGACCGGCAGAAGGAAGGTCTGCGCGAAGGAGCCCGTGCCGATGAAGGACACCCCGATCCCGCCACCCGCGGCCTTCCTGCCGCCGTCGAGGATGACGGGCGCGCCCGGACGCACCTGCGGTTCCGCCGGGTACTCGAGGAGGATCCCGCAGAACGGTTCGGATGCGTCGGCGATCATGGCGTAGGCGGACGGGGCGTTCTCGAGCCGGAACCTGTGCGTGACGAGGGACGAGGGCCTTACGGAACCGGATGCGACCGAATCGAGGAAGGCCTCCATGTTCCGCCCCTCGGTCCACCGGACGTAGGGGAGCGGATAGTCGATCCCCCCCTCCTCGTACGAGGGGTCGTAGCGCCCGGGGCCGTAGGAGCAGGAGACGGTGAAGGATATCTCCTTGCGGTAGTAGTCCTCGCGCGGGATGTCCATCCCCACGGCGCCCACCGCCACGACCCTGCCCCTCCTTCGGCAGGCCGCGCCCGCGAGTTCCACCGGTCCGTTGCTGCCGGTGCCGGCGCAGATCAGCACCAGATCGACGCCCCTGCCCCTGGAGAAGGCCTCGATGGCGGGCAACACCGCGTCGGATCCGGAATCTACGGCCTCGTCGGCACTGCCGGCCGACATTGCGAGCGCGACGGCCGCCGGGTCGATGTCGGCCCCCATGACCCTGCATCCGCCGGCTTTGAGGAGCTGGCAGGCGAGCTGGCCGATGATCCCGAGGCCTATCACGAGGGCGCATTCCCCCTGTGTCGGCGAGGCGAGCCGCACTCCCTGCAGCGCGATCGAGCCCAGGGTGGTGAATGCGGCGTCTTCCAGCCCGACCGTTGCGGGAACCCTGGCCGTGAGATTGACGGGGATCACGACTTGATCGGCATGGTTGGCGTATCCGCCCCCCGCGCAGGCCACGAGGTCGCCGGGGGCGAGGCCTCCGCAGTCGCCGCAGGTCTCCGTGACGCGGCCCGAGAGGCTGTATCCCAGGGGCTGCGCCCCCTCGAGCTTGGACCTGACCTTCCGGATCGTGTTCACGAGGCCGAGTGTGCGGACCATGCCGACGGCCTGCCTGGCCTGCTCGGGCCTGGCGTGGGCCTTCTCGAGCAGGGACATGCGGCCGGCCCTGACCTTGCCGCCCTCGGTGCCCGGGCTCACGGCGGAGAACGCCGTAGCCACCCTCACGGAACCCGGCTGGAGCATGGGGTCCGGAGCCTCGACGACCTCGACCGAGCCGTCGCTAAGCCTTTGTCCCAGTATCCTCAGTTGGGGCCTCCCCGCCGTTCCTGTGCTTCCTCTTCCTGTGCCGCCGCCTCTTGTCGCGGATCGCGACGATGAAGCCGGCGAGGCCGCCCAGGAATGCCAGCACCGTGGTCTTGAAGTTGTTGAGGATGAGGTCCCTGGTCCAGCGGAACACCGCCGAGACCGCCTCCGAGATGAGGTGCCATACAGTCCGGGCCGCCCTGATGAAGGGATCGAGCCAGTACATGATCGAGGTCAGGCTGTAGCCCTGCTCGTTGGCTGGTCCGGAGTGGGATGCGAGCGCCTTGATGATCGCGCCGAGGAGTATCCCGCCCGTCACCCCCGCCGCGACGTAGAACAGCATGTGCCGGTGCCTGTTGAGCCAGTCGAGCGTGGCGGGGGAGGTGCTGACGCGCGAGATGCCGCTCCTGTGGGAGCTCCGCCTGCGCCTGGCGCCGCACTCGGGACATCTGTGCCTGGCCTTGCTGAAGACCTGCCCGCAGCTCCTGCAGCGGTAGAACTGGTCGGCCCCGCATGTGCCGCACCACTCGCTGCGGTGCTTGAGAAGGCTCTTGCACCTGTAGCAGTACCTGGCATCCGGGCCCTGTTCGGACCCGTCCAGCC
Encoded proteins:
- a CDS encoding bi-domain-containing oxidoreductase; protein product: MLQPGSVRVATAFSAVSPGTEGGKVRAGRMSLLEKAHARPEQARQAVGMVRTLGLVNTIRKVRSKLEGAQPLGYSLSGRVTETCGDCGGLAPGDLVACAGGGYANHADQVVIPVNLTARVPATVGLEDAAFTTLGSIALQGVRLASPTQGECALVIGLGIIGQLACQLLKAGGCRVMGADIDPAAVALAMSAGSADEAVDSGSDAVLPAIEAFSRGRGVDLVLICAGTGSNGPVELAGAACRRRGRVVAVGAVGMDIPREDYYRKEISFTVSCSYGPGRYDPSYEEGGIDYPLPYVRWTEGRNMEAFLDSVASGSVRPSSLVTHRFRLENAPSAYAMIADASEPFCGILLEYPAEPQVRPGAPVILDGGRKAAGGGIGVSFIGTGSFAQTFLLPVITKNRNARPEAICTRSGLTAADAGRRFGFARAVGTPGEVFSDPATDAVFIATRHDRHGPGTLAALSAGRHVFVEKPLCLTIEELAAIRDEYMRTDEPPILMVGFNRRFSRAAAIARDFLRETGQPMVMNYTVAAGRIPPDHWTQDPAQGGGRILGEVCHFVDLLQFLCGGEPVRVAATSLRRDDAAVPSRDNSVLLLDFSTGSAGTISYVADASKRLPKERIEVSAGGRTAVIDNFGRVDLYGPSGKRSVKCRGKGHEEEVGAFLGSIASGVRPIDFRSVAATTLACIRAEECLAAGGGTAGIDAGAFLAAARDA